One window from the genome of Mesorhizobium loti encodes:
- a CDS encoding RES domain-containing protein — protein MTPLPAALGGTEFLVWRLDQAHFAPTWDSGEGAYRVGGRWNSKGVRAVYCSIDPSTAILEVAVHKGFRSLDTIPHVMTAAVITDATDVHVVDPGAVPNPNWLRPGIPSAGQQAFGDDLLRRHRFVAIPSAVSSHSWNLVFVASVAAGAYALKLQELFALDTRLHPPATP, from the coding sequence ATGACGCCGCTGCCGGCGGCGCTCGGCGGCACGGAGTTCCTTGTCTGGCGTCTCGATCAGGCCCACTTCGCGCCAACCTGGGACAGTGGGGAAGGCGCCTATCGTGTTGGCGGTCGTTGGAACAGCAAGGGCGTGCGCGCTGTCTATTGTTCCATCGATCCCTCGACCGCGATTCTCGAAGTGGCGGTCCATAAGGGCTTCAGGTCACTCGACACAATCCCACATGTGATGACGGCGGCCGTCATAACCGACGCAACAGATGTCCATGTCGTGGATCCTGGCGCGGTTCCCAATCCCAACTGGCTGCGTCCCGGCATTCCCAGTGCCGGGCAGCAAGCGTTCGGCGACGATCTTCTGCGGCGCCACCGCTTCGTGGCAATCCCGAGTGCCGTTTCTTCGCATAGTTGGAATCTCGTCTTCGTCGCCAGTGTCGCTGCCGGCGCTTATGCGCTGAAGCTCCAGGAGCTCTTTGCCCTCGATACGCGCCTGCATCCACCGGCAACACCATGA